Proteins encoded together in one Carya illinoinensis cultivar Pawnee chromosome 3, C.illinoinensisPawnee_v1, whole genome shotgun sequence window:
- the LOC122302411 gene encoding pentatricopeptide repeat-containing protein At3g29230, giving the protein MQTSMPTRTPTWVSGRRLLEEKLSDLHKCANLDHIKQVHAQVLKADLHRDVFVAPKLIAAFSLCRQMVLAINAFNQVQEPNVHLYNTLIRAHVQNSQSSQAFATFFEMQNSGVYPDNFTYPFLLKACFGQSYLRLIQMIHTHIEKFGFCSDIFVPNSLIDCYSKCGPVGVKAARKLFKVMAEKDIVSWNSMIGGLVRAGELGEARGLFNEMPKRDTVSWNTILDGYAKAGEMNRAFELFEKMPERNVVSWCTMVSGYCKDGDLDMARMLFDKMPVKTLVPWTIIISGYAEKGLANEAISLYNKMEEAGLKPDDGALISILAACAESGLLGLGQKVHASIKRIKYKCSAPVSNALVDMYAKCGSLDEAYIVFNGMTKREVVSWNAMLQGFAMHGHGEKALQLFSRMKHEGFEPDKVTLVGVLCACTHAGFVEEGVQYFYTMESKYKIVPEVEHYGCMIDLLGRGGRLKEAFRLVRSMPMEPNAIIWGTLLGACRMHDDVDLARQVLDRLIQLEPSDPGNFSMLSNIYAAAGDWDSVSNVRLRMRNTGIKKPSGASSIEVDDELHEFTVFDRSHPKSEKIYQMIDRLVQDLKQVGYVPKAYQ; this is encoded by the coding sequence ATGCAAACTTCCATGCCAACCCGAACCCCAACATGGGTTTCAGGACGAAGACTCTTGGAAGAAAAGCTCTCGGACCTCCACAAGTGCGCCAATCTCGACCACATAAAGCAAGTCCATGCCCAGGTTCTCAAAGCTGATCTTCATAGGGACGTCTTTGTAGCTCCAAAGCTCATAGCGGCTTTCTCTTTGTGCCGTCAAATGGTGCTGGCAATTAATGCATTCAATCAAGTCCAAGAACCCAATGTTCATTTGTATAATACGCTGATCAGAGCCCATGTTCAGAACTCTCAGTCGTCACAAGCCTTTGCAACTTTCTTCGAAATGCAGAATAGTGGGGTTTATCCTGATAATTTCACGTACCCATTTCTTCTTAAAGCGTGTTTTGGCCAATCTTATTTGCGTTTGATCCAAATGATTCATACCCATATTGAAAAATTTGGATTTTGTTCCGACATTTTTGTGCCCAATTCGCTTATTGATTGTTATTCCAAATGTGGTCCGGTTGGTGTTAAGGCGGCGAGAAAGTTGTTTAAGGTGATGGCGGAGAAAGATATCGTGTCTTGGAATTCTATGATTGGTGGTTTAGTTAGAGCCGGCGAGTTGGGGGAGGCTCGCGGGTTGTTTAATGAAATGCCGAAGAGGGATACGGTTAGTTGGAATACAATATTAGACGGCTATGCAAAAGCTGGAGAAATGAACAGGGCGTTTGAATTGTTTGAGAAGATGCCTGAGAGGAATGTTGTTTCTTGGTGTACCATGGTATCGGGTTACTGTAAAGATGGGGATTTGGATATGGCAAGAATGTTATTTGATAAGATGCCAGTTAAGACCTTGGTTCCTTGGACAATTATTATATCTGGTTATGCTGAAAAGGGGCTCGCAAATGAGGCCATTAGCTTGTACAATAAAATGGAGGAGGCTGGGTTGAAGCCTGATGATGGGGCTCTTATTAGCATTTTGGCTGCTTGTGCAGAGTCTGGTTTGCTTGGATTGGGTCAGAAAGTTCACGCCTCTATTAAGAGGATTAAGTATAAGTGTAGTGCTCCAGTATCAAATGCATTGGTCGATATGTATGCAAAGTGTGGTAGCTTAGACGAGGCATATATCGTCTTTAATGGAATGACAAAGAGAGAGGTGGTATCCTGGAATGCCATGCTTCAAGGATTTGCTATGCATGGACATGGCGAGAAAGCGCTTCAGCTTTTCTCTAGAATGAAACACGAAGGGTTTGAACCGGATAAAGTAACCCTCGTTGGTGTTTTATGTGCTTGCACACATGCAGGCTTTGTGGAGGAGGGTGTTCAATACTTCTACACGATGGAGAGTAAGTATAAGATAGTTCCCGAAGTTGAGCATTATGGTTGCATGATCGACCTCTTGGGTCGTGGGGGGCGTCTTAAGGAAGCTTTTAGGCTTGTGCGTAGCATGCCAATGGAACCAAATGCCATTATTTGGGGAACCCTTTTGGGAGCGTGTCGTATGCATGATGATGTAGATCTTGCCAGGCAGGTTTTGGATCGCCTGATTCAATTAGAACCATCAGATCCTGGAAATTTTTCTATGTTGTCGAACATATATGCTGCAGCTGGAGATTGGGATAGTGTTTCCAATGTAAGGCTGCGAATGAGGAATACAGGAATCAAAAAACCATCAGGGGCTAGTTCTATAGAGGTCGATGATGAGCTCCATGAATTTACGGTATTTGATAGATCGCACCCTAAATCTGAGAAAATATATCAGATGATTGATAGATTGGTTCAGGACCTTAAGCAGGTTGGATACGTCCCAAAGGCATACCAATAA
- the LOC122302413 gene encoding chorismate mutase 1, chloroplastic-like, with product MEAKLLGAASHAITSPHACRLSRPISPLVLHTRQDFSFRSRGSSLTKRGIQSVQATATSFGSPAIKKRVDESEKLTLEGIRSSLIRQEDSIIFSLLERAQYCFNVETYDPSAFSMDGFQGSLVEYMVRETEKLHAQVGRYKSPDEHPFFPDELPDPMLPPLQYPQVLHPFADSININNKVWDMYFRDLIPRLVEEGDDGNCGSAAVCDTMCLQALSKRIHYGKFVAEAKFRASPDTYELAIRAQDGQRLMDMLTYPKVEDSIKRRVEMKAKAYGREVTANVEEDMDEAEPVYKIVPSLVADLYGDWIMPLTKEVQVEYLLRRLD from the exons ATGGAGGCGAAGCTGTTAGGAGCTGCCTCGCATGCCATTACATCTCCTCATGCTTGCAGACTTTCAAGACCCATTTCCCCTTTGGTCCTCCATACTAGGCAGGATTTTTCTTTCAGGTCCAGAGGTTCAAGCTTGACGAAGAGAGGCATTCAATCAGTACAAGCTACTGCTACTTCCTTTGG GTCACCAGCAATAAAGAAAAGGGTGGATGAGAGCGAGAAATTGACACTAGAGGGTATAAGGAGTTCCTTGATTCGACAAGAGGATAGTATTATCTTTAGCCTCTTGGAGAGAGCTCAGTATTGTTTTAATGTCGAGACGTATGACCCTAGCGCTTTCTCCATGGATGGTTTTCAAGGCTCCTTAGTAGAATACATGGTCAGAGAAACTGAAAAGCTTCACGCTCAG GTGGGCAGATACAAGAGTCCTGATGAACATCCCTTTTTCCCGGATGAGCTGCCAGACCCAATGTTGCCACCTTTGCAATACCCACAG GTGCTACATCCTTTTGCTGActcaattaatataaataacaaagTGTGGGACATGTATTTTAGAGATCTTATCCCAAGATTGGTTGAGGAAGGAGATGATGGCAACTGTGGATCAGCTGCTGTTTGTGACACAATGTGCTTGCAG GCTCTTTCAAAACGAATCCATTATGGTAAATTTGTAGCAGAGGCCAAATTTAGAGCCTCTCCGGATACCTATGAACTCGCCATCAGAGCACAG GATGGGCAAAGACTGATGGATATGCTGACATATCCAAAAGTGGAAGACTCCATTAAAAGGAGAGTAGAAATGAAAGCCAAAGCTTATGGTCGAGAGGTGACAGCAAACGTAGAGGAAGATATGGATGAAGCTGAACCGGTATACAAAATAGTACCAAGTTTGGTTGCTGATCTATATGGTGATTGGATCATGCCGTTGACAAAGGAAGTTCAAGTTGAGTATTTGCTTAGAAGGTTGGACTGA
- the LOC122302414 gene encoding lamin-like protein produces MEGVKRGTGYLSLTMVVGVLMCAAVVMVPGVSATRWTVGGNMGWTTNFNYTTWAMDKHFYNGDWLFFVYDRNQMNVLEVNKTDYETCNSDHPLHNWTTGAGRDVIPLNVTRHYYIISGKGFCYGGMKLAILVENPPPPPTSSPLNNTNSSPSSISRGKIVLPMVFAIGAVWDTFLRFW; encoded by the exons atgGAGGGAGTGAAAAGAGGCACTGGGTATCTGTCGCTTACCATGGTGGTGGGGGTGCTGATGTGCGCCGCGGTGGTAATGGTGCCGGGAGTCTCAGCTACGCGGTGGACCGTGGGAGGCAACATGGGTTGGACCACCAATTTCAACTACACTACTTGGGCTATGGACAAACACTTCTACAATGGCGACTGGCTCT TTTTTGTGTATGATAGGAACCAGATGAACGTGCTAGAGGTGAACAAAACGGACTACGAGACGTGCAATTCAGATCATCCTCTTCACAATTGGACTACCGGAGCTGGAAGGGATGTGATTCCCCTAAATGTGACTCGGCATTATTACATTATTAGTGGCAAGGGGTTCTGCTATGGTGGTATGAAACTAGCTATACTTGTGGAAAACCCCCCACCTCCACCCACATCTTCCCCTTTGAACAATACCAACAGCTCTCCTAGTTCGATTTCCAGAGGTAAGATTGTTTTGCCGATGGTTTTTGCCATTGGTGCAGTATGGGATACATTCCTCCGGTTCTGGTAG